Within Aspergillus oryzae RIB40 DNA, chromosome 2, the genomic segment GAACGGGGAACCTGTATGCAGAATCTATGGAGGAATGCCTATGCCTTTTCTTGGATTCCTGCTGCTTAATATCTCGAAGTCGGGCACCTTCGGAGCCAGACACTGTACTTCTACATTCAAATATAGTCATCATTGGAAATTGGGTTTGGACATGTAATTTAACCACCAAAAGTTTCATCGGATGAGTCTTTACTCTCTGAGGACAATCTACTATTGCTGTACACATTCTTAACCACGAGGGTTGCTTGGACATAAGACAAGGAACGAGTTGTCCCGTCTGTGGCTCACGTTCCCCACCGAGATAAATACGTCAACCGGAGGAGACATCCATGGCTGTCAACATCGCCCGCGCTCCGCTTTACCTTCTGCTAAATCCGGATTGCCCCCCCCTTCCTTTCACTGCTCATATTGTCTGTTAGTACAGTCATGTCAATTACAAACGGTCAAGACCTTAGTCACCCTTTTCCCATGCGATCATGGATAACTAACGTGTTTCAGACTTCATTTGGGCGGCCAGTCCTTCTACCACCAGGGGTCAGCCCACTCATCTCTCATCTGATGCCAAAGGCGAACGACTTGCTTATGCGGTAAACACAAGGCGACctattgtttttcttcaagagatATTGGAACATCTTGACTAACCGAAATTGAGGTTTAAGGCCAATAAATCCATATTCTTGCGTTCAATCGACGACCCCGCTATCGCGAGGCAGTACACCGAACATAAGGCGCACACTACGGTCGCACGGTTCTCACCATCTGGATTCTACGTCGCTAGCGGTGATGTAACAGGTTTAGTTCGAGTCTGGGACTGCGTCGGCGAAGGGCATACGAAGGGAGAATACAGTATTGTCAATGGCAGGATCAATGATCTCGCATGGGATGGGGATTCCCAGCGTATAATCGCCGTAGGTGACGGCAAACAACGATATGGCCACTGCATTACTTGGGATAGCGGAAATACTGTCGGGGAAATCTATGGCCACACCCAGCAGATTAACTCCGTTTCAATTAGGCAACAGCGGCCTCTGCGagctgccgctgctggtgATGACAAGAATTTAGTCTTCTACCATGGGGCACCATTCAAATTCAATACGGGCATCCGTGACAAACACACTAACTATATTTATGGCGTCGGCTTCAGTCCAGATGGCTCAACATTGGTTAGCGTTGGTGCTGACCGGAGAATCTGGCTCTATGATGGCAAGACGGGAGAACCAAGGGGCCAGATTGGGGAAGGCGAGCATAAGGGTAGTATTTTCAGTGTTTCATGGTCCAAGGACTCTCGGAAGTTTGTAACTGCGAGTGCCGACAAAACTGTCAAGGTATGGGATGTTGAAGCCGGTAAAGTTTCACAAACATGGTACattggaggggagggaagtACAGATGTCAATGACCAGCAGGTCGGCGTGGTTTGGCCCCCGGGAAGAAGTGACAATCTACTTATCAGTTTGTCACTAGGTGGCAATCTGAATTACCTCGCTGAAGGTACTCCTGAGCCTAGACAAGTCATCCAAGGCCACCAGAAAAACATTACCTCCTTGACACAGTCCCACCATGGTAGCGACAATGGCACACTGTGGGCTGGCAGTTTCGACGGCAGAGTCTGCAGCTGGGATGTGCCCACTGGAACTGCGGCGGAGGTGGACGGCGAAAGTCACTCGGCGTACATCGCAGGCCTTGCGCCGATGCAGGAAGGCAATGGTAGAATCTACAGCGTGGCCTGGGACGACACCATTAGATCTATGGACGTTGGGACTAAAACGTATACCGGAAGCTCTTCCAAGTTATCTGGACAACCTAAGGGTAtcgctgcagctgcagcggTATTGGTAGGGACCTCGGAGAGTGTTGAGATCTACAAAGACGGCCAGAAGATCGGCGACTTCAAATCTAAGTTTCCCATAACTACTGTGGCAGCACATGGAAACACGGCAGCTATCGGCGGCGATGATTCAACTGTTCAAATCTGCGAAATCTCGGGCGCTACTTTGATTCCTAAGACGGATATTAAAGCTTCTCGGAATCCCGTGTCTGCATTGGCTTTCTCGCCGAACGGCTCCCTGTTAGCTGTTGGCGATTCACGTGGTCGCGTTCTTGTTTACAACGTCGCCGATGCCACTCTAGTTACAGACCGTTGGACGGCACAT encodes:
- a CDS encoding WD40 repeat domain-containing protein (WD40 repeat stress protein/actin interacting protein), which gives rise to MNPLDLYKANKSIFLRSIDDPAIARQYTEHKAHTTVARFSPSGFYVASGDVTGLVRVWDCVGEGHTKGEYSIVNGRINDLAWDGDSQRIIAVGDGKQRYGHCITWDSGNTVGEIYGHTQQINSVSIRQQRPLRAAAAGDDKNLVFYHGAPFKFNTGIRDKHTNYIYGVGFSPDGSTLVSVGADRRIWLYDGKTGEPRGQIGEGEHKGSIFSVSWSKDSRKFVTASADKTVKVWDVEAGKVSQTWYIGGEGSTDVNDQQVGVVWPPGRSDNLLISLSLGGNLNYLAEGTPEPRQVIQGHQKNITSLTQSHHGSDNGTLWAGSFDGRVCSWDVPTGTAAEVDGESHSAYIAGLAPMQEGNGRIYSVAWDDTIRSMDVGTKTYTGSSSKLSGQPKGIAAAAAVLVGTSESVEIYKDGQKIGDFKSKFPITTVAAHGNTAAIGGDDSTVQICEISGATLIPKTDIKASRNPVSALAFSPNGSLLAVGDSRGRVLVYNVADATLVTDRWTAHTSRITSIAWNENGTHVVSGALDTNIFVWNLANPGEWLQATNAHKEGVNGVAWVSGSKIASAGADAAVKLWKVEGLE